A genomic window from Silene latifolia isolate original U9 population chromosome Y, ASM4854445v1, whole genome shotgun sequence includes:
- the LOC141630716 gene encoding uncharacterized protein LOC141630716 — protein MSTTIARFKPSTYEGTYVPHLLDNWHREMKSVLKVVNCQEEMKTEQAAFYLKDEAGAWWNREKEGPMKFKKAMRLQFIPEHIRNKMRAEFSTFRMTDNMIVAEYNKRFNELSRYADDLELSPLTLALQFDQGLSVKILERLPAGVFKDLKDVYERAGNSERLIDMAKEKLGDKRKSNNDNSRQSGFKRGHKKYECTNYGGLGFQR, from the exons ATGAGTACCACAATCGCTCGCTTTAAACCATCTACCTATGAGGGCACATATGTGCCTCACTTGctcgacaactggcatcgtgagatgaaGAGTGTTCTCAAGGTGGTGAATTGTCAGGAAGAGATGAAGACTGAACAAGCTGCGTTTTATCTAAAGGATGAAGCTGGGGCATGGTGGAATAGGGAGAAGGAGGGGCCCATGA AGTTCAAGAAGGCTATGAGACTTCAGTTTATTCCTGAGCACATTAGGAATAAGATGAGGGCCGAGTTCAGCACTTTCCGGATGACGGATAATATGATTGTGGCAGAATACAATAAGAGATTTAATGAGTTATCACGCTACGCAGATGATTTGGAGTTGAGCCCTTTGACCTTGGCTCTTCAATTCGATCAAGGGCTATCAGTGAAGATTCTAGAGAGGCTACCTGCTGGGGTTTTTAAAGACCTGAAAGATGTGTATGAACGGGCTGGGAATTCAGAGAGGCTTATAGATATGGCTAAGGAGAAATTGGGTGACAAGAGGAAGTCTAATAATGATAACAGCAGACAATCAGGGTTCAAGCGGG GTCACAAGAAGTATGAGTGCACTAACTATGGAGGACTGGGTTTCCAAAGATAA